From a region of the Acidaminococcales bacterium genome:
- a CDS encoding branched-chain amino acid ABC transporter permease has translation MSFDIMLGQTIVTGLLWGAIYTLTALGLTVIYGIVNIVNFAHGDFLMISMFLAYVLSIAVGFSPLQSLPFVVAALFLLGIVTYRLLIKPVLNAPMLAQIFATFGLMVFLRGLAQFIFGIDFRTIPTALQATRLDIGGIFISTPQLIAAIGAVVMFAAVYFFITKTRTGWALLAVAENREAATLMGIDSNKMFALAWGIGAACVGVAGCLLANFYYVFPEVGAIFGFLTFIVVAFGGFGSITGAFAAGLIIGLIEALAGFLLDPSYKYSIVFTVYLLVVIFRPKGLLGSA, from the coding sequence ATGAGTTTTGACATAATGCTTGGGCAAACGATCGTAACCGGGCTCTTATGGGGGGCTATCTATACTCTGACCGCGCTTGGCCTGACCGTCATTTATGGAATCGTCAACATCGTTAATTTCGCGCACGGCGATTTCCTGATGATCAGCATGTTTTTGGCGTATGTGCTAAGCATTGCCGTTGGGTTTTCCCCTCTCCAGTCCTTGCCGTTCGTGGTCGCGGCGCTGTTTCTGCTGGGGATTGTTACCTACCGGCTGCTGATAAAGCCAGTGCTCAACGCGCCCATGCTCGCGCAGATATTCGCCACTTTTGGCCTTATGGTTTTTTTGCGCGGCTTGGCGCAATTTATTTTCGGCATCGATTTTCGCACCATTCCCACGGCGTTACAGGCGACGCGCCTTGACATCGGCGGCATATTCATATCCACGCCGCAGCTTATCGCCGCAATCGGCGCGGTGGTGATGTTCGCCGCAGTATATTTTTTCATCACCAAAACACGCACGGGCTGGGCGCTGCTGGCGGTGGCGGAAAATCGCGAAGCCGCTACGCTCATGGGCATAGATTCCAACAAGATGTTCGCCCTTGCTTGGGGGATAGGCGCCGCCTGCGTGGGCGTGGCCGGGTGCCTTCTGGCTAATTTTTATTATGTGTTCCCCGAAGTGGGCGCGATCTTCGGCTTTCTGACCTTTATCGTCGTGGCTTTCGGCGGGTTTGGCAGTATAACCGGCGCATTCGCGGCCGGGCTGATAATCGGCCTCATAGAGGCGCTGGCCGGGTTTTTGCTGGATCCGTCATATAAATACTCCATAGTTTTCACCGTCTATCTCCTTGTCGTCATATTCCGGCCGAAAGGACTCTTGGGCAGTGCCTGA